In the Streptomyces sp. 3214.6 genome, GCGAATGACGCTGTGCCCCCGCTGTTCATCCGAGTCGTTATCCGAATCCGAGGAAGTTGGTCCAGCCGTGGTTTTGGGGTTCTCGATCGCCCTGATCGTCTTCAGCCTGCTGCTGATGCTGCTGGTGCTGATGCACAAGGGGAAGGGCGGCGGCCTCTCCGACATGTTCGGTGGCGGCATGCAGTCCTCCGTCGGCGGCTCCTCGGTCGCCGAGCGCAACCTCGACCGCATCACCGTCGTCATCGGTTTCCTGTGGTTCGCCTGCATCATCGTCCTCGGCATCGTGATGAAGAGCTGATCAGTCTCTCGCAGGTACGCACATTCCGGTACGTAAGGCCCCATGTTCGGTACGCGCAGCTGAGCGCGGCCTATCATGGGGCTTGCGTCTAGGTGTGGGAGCTGTAACTCCAATCACTGGACGCGCGTTGGGCCTTACGTAGACTGAGGCGCTCGCAGCGAAGCGAAACGCCGACTCGCTTTGCGGCACCATCACGCAGGGAGTTACGACCGTGGCAAGTGGCAACGCGATCCGAGGAAGCCGGGTCGGGGCGGGGCCGATGGGCGAGGCCGAGCGGGGCGAGTCCGCGCCGCGTCTGCGCATCTCCTTCTGGTGCTCCAACGGACACGAGACGGTGCCCAGCTTCGCCAGCGACGCGCAGGTTCCCGAGACCTGGGACTGCCCGCGCTGCGGCTTTCCCGCCGGACAGGACCGGGACAACCCCCCGGACCCACCCCGCACCGAGCCCTACAAGACGCACCTCGCCTACGTGCGGGAGCGGCGCAGCGACGCGGACGGCGAAGCGATCCTCGCCGAGGCGCTCGCCAAACTGCGGGGCGAGATCTAGAAGTTGACGAGACCGGCCGGGTGCCCACAGGCGCCTGGCCGGAGTTGTTTCGCGGGCCCGACGGGGTCCGCGTGCGGACCGATTGTCAGTGGTGCCCTCTACGGTTTTCGTAGCGGTTCTCGTGTGTGCGGTGAACCGGCGAACCATGAGGGGGACGTGTGGCGACGGTCGGTGTGGTGGGCGGTCGCGCGCCCGCGTGGCGTGGGGGGTTCGGGCGGCTGTGGAGCGCTGCCGTGATTTCGCGCTTCGGGGACGCGCTGCGGACGACCGCGCTGCCCTGCTCGCCGTGCAGCTCACGGACGAGCCGCTGGTCATCGCCTCCGTGACCGCCTGCGCCTACCTCCCCTGGCTGCTGTTCGGGCTGCTCGGCGGGGCCGTCGCCGACCGGGTGGACCAGCGGCGCGCGATGTGGGCCGTGGACACCGTGCGCGGCCTGCTCGTCGCCGCCTTCGCCCTCGCCGTGGGACTCGGCCACGCCTCCATCCCTCTGCTGCTCGCCCTCGCCTTCCTGCTGACCACCCTTCAGACGCTCTTCGACAACGCCTCCACGGCCCTGCTGCCCTCCCTGGTGGACCCCGAGGCCCTCGGAGCGGCCAACGCCCGCCTGATGACCGGCCAGCAGCTCGCGGGCGGC is a window encoding:
- a CDS encoding RNA polymerase-binding protein RbpA, coding for MASGNAIRGSRVGAGPMGEAERGESAPRLRISFWCSNGHETVPSFASDAQVPETWDCPRCGFPAGQDRDNPPDPPRTEPYKTHLAYVRERRSDADGEAILAEALAKLRGEI
- the secG gene encoding preprotein translocase subunit SecG encodes the protein MVLGFSIALIVFSLLLMLLVLMHKGKGGGLSDMFGGGMQSSVGGSSVAERNLDRITVVIGFLWFACIIVLGIVMKS